One Halobacterium sp. DL1 DNA window includes the following coding sequences:
- a CDS encoding N-methylhydantoinase yields the protein MTRDTNTQRVAVDIGGTFVDAITFDRETGAVELEKAATTPDQPSNGVLDSVDKVGADLPTTEAFVHGTTLGLNAVLERDGARTGIITNEGFTDVHEIGRTNLERDSMYDINYQKPESMVPRRRRLGVPGRLDADGAVVEELDEDAVRDAAAELVEERDVDAIAICFLHSYQNGQHERAAADVVREAHPDVSVSVSSDITGEYREYERTSTAVLDSYIKPIFENYVDTLDGALADAGFEESFFITRSGGGTLTAESAKTAPVHTILSGPAGGLIGASQVGSITGRDNLITVDMGGTSLDAAVVEDGSPVVKYDSTLEHQPMLIPVYDIRTIGAGGGSIAWLDGDLLKVGPESAGADPGPICYDNGGTDPTVTDAALALGFLDPGDFLGGEMDTAAEDAIDGVRETLADPLDTTVEDASRGVFDVALATTVGAIREITVEKGLDPRDFSMLAYGGAGPMFVPLVARELGVKEVVVPQAPSVFSAWGMLMADVVYDFSQTMIAVLDDVDVETLEAAFEDLEAEGGETLADEGIGEDRRRLERTIEMRYLGQEHTVEVDADGVADLDELADRFEAQHETRYGHTMNDPVQVVHLRVRAIGENDKPTLDPQQPRDGPLEAAGSREAYCFAAGEFREFDVYERGDLAPGDELDGPAVVTEPTTSLVFHSDQSATVDDYGHIVVTREDEQ from the coding sequence GACACCGGACCAACCGTCGAACGGCGTTCTCGACTCCGTCGACAAGGTCGGCGCCGACCTCCCGACCACGGAGGCGTTCGTCCACGGCACCACGCTCGGCCTCAACGCTGTCCTCGAACGCGACGGCGCGCGCACGGGAATCATCACCAACGAGGGGTTCACCGACGTCCACGAGATCGGGCGCACGAACCTCGAACGCGACTCGATGTACGACATCAACTACCAGAAGCCCGAGTCGATGGTGCCCCGACGGCGACGCCTCGGCGTCCCCGGCCGCCTCGACGCGGACGGGGCGGTTGTCGAGGAACTCGACGAGGACGCGGTACGGGACGCCGCCGCGGAACTCGTTGAGGAACGCGACGTCGACGCCATCGCCATCTGTTTCCTCCACTCTTACCAGAACGGCCAGCACGAACGGGCGGCCGCCGACGTCGTTCGTGAAGCCCACCCGGACGTCAGCGTCTCCGTCTCCAGCGACATCACTGGCGAGTACCGCGAGTACGAGCGCACGAGCACCGCCGTCCTCGACAGCTACATCAAACCCATCTTCGAGAACTACGTCGACACGCTCGACGGCGCGCTCGCCGACGCCGGCTTCGAGGAATCCTTCTTCATCACGCGCTCGGGCGGGGGAACGCTCACGGCGGAGAGCGCGAAGACCGCGCCCGTCCACACCATCCTCTCGGGGCCCGCGGGCGGACTCATCGGCGCCTCTCAGGTCGGCTCCATCACCGGCCGCGACAACCTCATCACGGTCGACATGGGCGGCACGAGCCTCGACGCGGCGGTCGTCGAGGACGGATCGCCGGTCGTGAAGTACGACTCCACGCTCGAACACCAGCCGATGCTCATCCCGGTCTACGACATCCGCACCATCGGCGCGGGCGGTGGGTCTATCGCGTGGCTGGACGGCGACCTGCTGAAGGTCGGCCCGGAGAGCGCGGGTGCCGACCCCGGCCCCATCTGTTACGACAACGGGGGCACCGACCCGACGGTCACCGACGCGGCGCTCGCGCTCGGCTTCCTCGACCCCGGCGACTTCCTCGGCGGCGAGATGGACACCGCGGCCGAGGACGCCATCGACGGCGTCCGGGAGACGCTCGCGGACCCCCTCGACACGACCGTCGAGGACGCCAGTCGCGGCGTCTTCGACGTCGCGCTGGCTACCACCGTCGGCGCAATCCGGGAGATAACTGTCGAGAAGGGCCTCGACCCCCGGGACTTCTCCATGCTGGCCTACGGCGGCGCCGGCCCGATGTTCGTCCCGCTCGTCGCGCGGGAACTCGGCGTGAAGGAGGTCGTCGTGCCGCAGGCGCCCTCGGTGTTCTCCGCGTGGGGGATGCTGATGGCGGACGTCGTCTACGACTTCTCCCAGACGATGATCGCCGTCCTCGACGACGTCGACGTGGAGACGCTCGAGGCGGCGTTCGAGGACCTGGAGGCCGAGGGCGGCGAGACGCTCGCCGACGAGGGCATCGGCGAGGACCGCCGGCGCCTCGAGCGCACCATCGAGATGCGCTACCTCGGGCAGGAACACACCGTCGAGGTGGACGCCGACGGCGTCGCCGACCTCGACGAACTCGCGGACCGGTTCGAGGCCCAGCACGAGACGCGCTACGGCCACACGATGAACGACCCGGTCCAGGTCGTCCACCTGCGGGTGCGCGCCATCGGCGAGAACGACAAACCGACGCTCGACCCGCAGCAGCCCCGGGACGGCCCGCTCGAGGCGGCCGGAAGCCGGGAAGCGTACTGTTTCGCCGCGGGCGAGTTCCGCGAGTTCGACGTCTACGAGCGCGGGGACCTCGCGCCCGGTGACGAACTCGACGGCCCCGCGGTCGTCACCGAACCAACGACGTCGCTGGTCTTCCACTCCGACCAGTCGGCGACCGTTGACGACTACGGACACATCGTCGTCACCAGGGAGGACGAACAATGA
- a CDS encoding N-methylhydantoinase, whose protein sequence is MSTQDIDAATVEVVRNYLTSAATEMQRTLIRTAYNTIIYEILDFGISVFDRDLNLIADSPGLALFLGANDYGIEKAVEHVGEENMDPGDVFIMNYPYWSGTHTLDVLLFAPVFHDEELIGYTTCRAHWLDLGAKDSGYVLDSTDVHQEGVLFPGTKVYKGGEPDPEIMDIIRFNSRMPEKVVGDLNAQVAAVRTGEQRLQELYEKYGADTVETAVDKILDHGEQTAREAVEELPDGTWSATGYADGIHRDDDDLIKLHAEVTIDGDEFAVDFSGSSPEVDEPLNIPPGMSETICKLTFKTLTTPDEDSNGGQYEPLTMHVPEDNIFNASYPAPTFTVWTGIVGIDVVYKALAKGMPDRVPASSGGDLADIMLYGENPETGRPFVEANNEGVGWGAGVGHDGANALMHISETMVRNIPVEVFENKAPIRFDQLSLREDSAGPGKHRGGLGIRRDFRVLEPVGALSIIQKTRTDNWGMDGGEPGKKNVVVLDSDEPDFDERVEVLVDNDHLHEGEGRHVGMFRGNFAPGEVISNRTAGGGGYGEPFERDPENVLEDYRDGYVSQDAAREQYGVAITDDGEIDDETTADLRGRQ, encoded by the coding sequence ATGAGCACCCAGGACATCGACGCGGCCACCGTCGAGGTCGTCCGGAACTACCTCACGTCGGCCGCCACCGAGATGCAGCGCACGCTGATCAGGACAGCCTACAACACCATCATCTACGAGATCCTCGACTTCGGCATCTCCGTCTTCGACCGGGACCTCAACCTCATCGCCGACTCCCCCGGTCTCGCGCTGTTCCTCGGCGCGAACGACTACGGCATCGAGAAGGCCGTCGAACACGTCGGCGAGGAGAACATGGACCCCGGGGACGTGTTCATCATGAACTACCCCTACTGGAGCGGCACGCACACCCTCGACGTGCTCCTGTTCGCGCCGGTGTTCCACGACGAGGAACTCATCGGTTACACGACCTGTCGCGCCCACTGGCTCGACCTCGGCGCGAAGGACTCCGGCTACGTCCTCGACTCGACGGACGTCCACCAGGAGGGCGTGCTCTTCCCCGGCACGAAGGTGTACAAGGGTGGCGAACCGGACCCAGAGATCATGGACATCATCCGGTTCAACTCCCGGATGCCCGAGAAGGTCGTCGGCGACCTGAACGCGCAGGTCGCGGCGGTCCGCACGGGCGAACAGCGCCTCCAGGAACTGTACGAGAAGTACGGCGCGGACACCGTCGAGACCGCCGTCGACAAGATCCTCGACCACGGCGAGCAGACCGCCCGCGAGGCTGTCGAGGAACTGCCGGACGGCACGTGGTCCGCCACCGGCTACGCCGACGGCATCCACCGCGACGACGACGACCTCATCAAACTCCACGCCGAGGTCACCATCGACGGCGACGAGTTCGCTGTCGACTTCTCGGGTTCTTCCCCCGAGGTGGACGAACCCCTGAACATCCCGCCGGGGATGAGCGAGACCATCTGCAAGCTCACGTTCAAGACGCTCACGACGCCCGACGAGGACTCCAACGGCGGCCAGTACGAGCCGCTGACGATGCACGTCCCCGAGGACAACATTTTCAACGCGAGCTACCCCGCGCCGACGTTCACCGTTTGGACGGGCATCGTCGGCATCGACGTCGTCTACAAGGCGCTCGCGAAGGGGATGCCCGACCGGGTGCCCGCGAGTTCGGGGGGCGACCTCGCGGACATCATGCTGTACGGCGAGAACCCCGAGACCGGTCGCCCGTTCGTAGAGGCGAACAACGAGGGCGTCGGCTGGGGCGCGGGCGTGGGCCACGACGGCGCGAACGCGCTCATGCACATCAGCGAGACGATGGTCCGGAACATCCCCGTGGAGGTGTTCGAGAACAAGGCGCCCATCCGGTTCGACCAGCTGTCGCTGCGAGAGGACTCGGCCGGTCCCGGTAAGCACCGGGGCGGCCTCGGCATTCGCCGGGACTTCCGCGTGCTCGAACCCGTCGGCGCGCTCTCCATCATCCAGAAGACCCGCACCGACAACTGGGGGATGGACGGCGGTGAGCCCGGGAAGAAGAACGTCGTCGTCCTCGACTCCGACGAGCCGGACTTCGACGAGCGCGTCGAGGTGCTCGTGGACAACGACCACCTCCACGAGGGTGAGGGGAGACACGTCGGGATGTTCCGCGGGAACTTCGCGCCCGGCGAGGTCATCTCCAACCGCACCGCCGGCGGCGGCGGCTACGGCGAGCCGTTCGAACGCGACCCCGAGAACGTGCTCGAGGACTACCGCGACGGCTACGTCTCCCAGGACGCCGCCCGCGAGCAGTACGGCGTCGCCATCACGGACGACGGCGAGATCGACGACGAGACGACGGCCGACCTGCGGGGACGTCAATGA
- a CDS encoding hydantoin racemase codes for MTDLLWIDPVGHDDFSGDIGAILDSAGRSDTNVDVTSLDRGPHHVEYHYYEALVTPDVLHTVKRAENDGYDAVVIGCFYDLALEEAREVSDAMPVAAPAEATTHLATTLGDSFSVVVGRQKWVPQMRDRVRKYGFGDHLASFQTADLGVLDFQADPETTQRRLREAATAAVEEDDAEVVILGCTAEYGFFEDLQDDLGVPVLDAVTAPFKYAELLAELADFGWTHSKAGGYESPPVSEIAEWGIEDDYENADVWTRGEEE; via the coding sequence ATGACCGACCTCCTCTGGATCGACCCGGTCGGCCACGACGACTTCTCGGGCGACATCGGGGCGATTCTCGATTCGGCCGGCCGCTCGGACACCAACGTCGACGTGACGTCGCTCGACCGCGGCCCCCACCACGTCGAGTACCACTACTACGAGGCGCTCGTAACGCCGGACGTCCTCCACACGGTGAAGCGCGCTGAGAACGATGGCTACGACGCCGTCGTCATCGGCTGCTTCTACGACCTCGCGCTGGAGGAGGCCCGCGAGGTGAGCGACGCGATGCCGGTCGCCGCGCCGGCGGAAGCGACGACGCACCTCGCGACGACGCTGGGGGATTCGTTCTCCGTCGTCGTGGGCCGCCAGAAGTGGGTGCCCCAGATGCGCGACCGCGTCCGCAAGTACGGCTTCGGCGACCACCTCGCGTCGTTCCAGACCGCCGACCTGGGCGTCCTCGACTTCCAGGCCGACCCGGAGACAACCCAGCGCCGCCTCCGGGAGGCCGCGACGGCGGCCGTCGAGGAGGACGACGCTGAGGTCGTCATCCTCGGCTGCACCGCGGAGTACGGCTTCTTCGAGGACCTCCAGGACGACCTCGGCGTCCCGGTCCTCGACGCGGTGACGGCGCCGTTCAAGTACGCCGAACTGCTCGCCGAACTCGCCGACTTCGGGTGGACCCACAGCAAGGCCGGCGGCTACGAGTCGCCGCCCGTCTCGGAGATCGCCGAGTGGGGCATCGAGGACGACTACGAGAACGCCGACGTGTGGACGAGAGGTGAGGAGGAGTGA
- a CDS encoding peptidase, with amino-acid sequence MSDRERVAACQDRLDSADADAVVLFPSTDMDYLSGFTDEPMERHLFLFVGRTGDPLFVAPEMYDAHIRHDSWVDDVRTYADGEDPLLLLEHVADELGFRGGRVLLDDRMWARFSQDFRELFPTTEFGLASEVLEPLRLRKDAAELDALRRAGEVADAAMRDVRELGADAVGMTEADLANYVEERLAAHGGTGTSFEPIVGSGPNGAKPHHRQSDREIESGDPVVFDFGTRVDGYPSDQTRTVVFDGEPPDEFEAVHDVVREAQQAAVEAVEPGVPAEAVDAAAREVIEAAGYGEAFVHRTGHGVGLDVHEEPYIVDGNDQSLEAGMVFSVEPGVYLEGEFGVRIEDLVAVTENGCDRLNHTERGWRA; translated from the coding sequence GTGAGCGACCGGGAGCGCGTGGCGGCCTGCCAGGACCGCCTCGACAGCGCCGACGCCGACGCAGTCGTGCTGTTCCCGAGCACCGACATGGACTACCTCTCGGGGTTCACGGACGAACCGATGGAGCGCCACCTGTTCCTCTTCGTTGGGCGGACCGGCGACCCGCTGTTCGTCGCCCCCGAGATGTACGACGCGCATATCCGCCACGATTCGTGGGTCGACGACGTTCGGACGTACGCCGACGGCGAGGACCCGCTCCTGCTGCTCGAACACGTCGCCGACGAACTCGGGTTCAGGGGCGGCCGCGTCCTCCTCGACGACCGCATGTGGGCGCGGTTCAGCCAGGACTTCCGCGAACTGTTCCCGACCACCGAGTTCGGCCTCGCTAGCGAGGTGCTCGAACCGCTCCGTCTGCGCAAGGACGCCGCGGAACTCGACGCGCTCCGGCGCGCCGGCGAGGTGGCCGACGCCGCGATGCGCGACGTCCGGGAACTCGGGGCGGACGCAGTGGGGATGACCGAAGCGGACCTCGCGAACTACGTCGAGGAGCGCCTCGCCGCCCACGGCGGCACGGGGACGTCCTTCGAACCAATCGTCGGCAGCGGCCCGAACGGCGCCAAGCCCCACCACCGGCAGTCCGACCGCGAAATCGAGTCGGGGGACCCCGTGGTGTTCGACTTCGGAACGCGCGTCGACGGCTACCCCAGCGACCAGACCCGAACGGTCGTCTTCGACGGTGAACCCCCCGACGAGTTCGAGGCGGTCCACGACGTCGTCCGCGAGGCACAGCAGGCCGCCGTCGAGGCTGTCGAACCCGGGGTTCCAGCGGAAGCGGTCGATGCTGCCGCCCGCGAGGTCATCGAGGCCGCGGGCTACGGCGAGGCGTTCGTCCACCGCACCGGCCACGGCGTCGGCCTCGACGTCCACGAGGAACCCTACATCGTGGACGGCAACGACCAGTCGCTGGAGGCGGGGATGGTGTTCTCCGTCGAACCCGGCGTCTACCTCGAGGGCGAGTTCGGGGTGCGCATCGAGGACCTCGTGGCGGTCACGGAGAACGGCTGTGACCGGCTGAATCACACGGAGCGCGGTTGGCGGGCGTAG